In the genome of Halapricum salinum, one region contains:
- a CDS encoding zinc ribbon domain-containing protein, producing MVYCQHCGEQIAKTDRYCSGCGRKQEQRSSKEPLEEFFSKIDRLVDRQVDWIATKYPDIEQEILLDEHTFAMQMYVIGLLKGQIGTLILLSADDWDDTDRENIDLDPIYSYLVDTVQEREGNIREALNATA from the coding sequence ATGGTATACTGCCAGCATTGCGGGGAACAGATCGCAAAGACGGATCGGTATTGCTCAGGGTGCGGGAGAAAACAGGAGCAAAGATCGAGTAAGGAGCCTCTTGAAGAGTTCTTCAGCAAAATCGACAGGCTTGTCGATAGACAGGTGGACTGGATTGCGACCAAGTATCCGGATATTGAACAAGAGATCTTGCTTGATGAACACACGTTCGCTATGCAGATGTACGTGATCGGCCTGCTCAAAGGCCAAATTGGGACGTTAATTCTGCTCAGCGCCGACGACTGGGACGACACTGACCGCGAAAACATCGACCTCGACCCGATCTATAGCTATCTCGTTGACACAGTTCAGGAACGGGAAGGCAACATCCGGGAGGCGCTCAATGCGACTGCGTGA
- a CDS encoding HEAT repeat domain-containing protein — protein MLIFAFDRDWTVDVNPHPHHEAVPLEWVRHLAHETDHAVYAIGNQELTEEAAIPGVVDIVGRHPDHWDEWLGSKQPDGYYEQFPLRRERLSLIADLHPDADGYIVIDDLDLSDVEGWQHYHAWDFVPAVRQGDIDPDLPWAGEPVADGGMPTIAGIIPSGADHLRRFLREQDRTPAFEITSLDDGVERTWLCWDVEPLLGSYGRAVAPQLRCTPLDPAAESFSVAADSVEKLSVVRPSPDQFLAPAETQAEEAIALARLAAVNPDAVPVSAILTLLDQPDEDAARDRDALTALQRVAATRPDECLPAIPILKSILTSDSEHGTAAALATLGHIGEEDAADIAPLADSIAPYLDAEDETIRREAAHCIAAIAAEYPDDVAETQMELVEIVRDGGAALGHAVDALVQISEEFPLALEPAVLPLGEVLRDSSVATRVRIQATLAFRNLATEKLTLAVDVMDDVAAVFDADDYRLRNNALALTFDFAEYQADLVKPYVDDIAAFLTEDDAYTRTNASGTLARVAGDFPDAVAHLTPTVIDCLSDDDHRVRENACWALGYLQASEAEAALKDRLDDPADDVRDKAAWALSEIHPL, from the coding sequence ATGCTGATCTTCGCGTTCGATCGCGACTGGACCGTGGACGTCAACCCACACCCGCATCATGAGGCTGTTCCCCTGGAGTGGGTGCGGCATCTGGCCCACGAAACCGACCACGCCGTCTACGCAATCGGGAACCAGGAGCTGACTGAGGAGGCGGCGATCCCGGGCGTGGTGGATATCGTCGGTCGCCACCCCGACCACTGGGACGAGTGGCTCGGCAGCAAGCAGCCTGACGGCTACTACGAGCAGTTCCCCCTCCGACGTGAACGACTGTCGTTGATCGCTGATCTGCACCCGGACGCTGACGGATATATCGTCATCGACGACCTCGACTTGAGCGACGTCGAAGGCTGGCAGCACTACCACGCCTGGGATTTCGTGCCAGCTGTCCGGCAGGGTGACATCGACCCGGATCTTCCCTGGGCTGGCGAGCCCGTCGCAGATGGTGGGATGCCGACGATTGCAGGCATCATTCCCTCCGGCGCGGATCACCTGCGGCGGTTTCTCCGCGAACAGGACCGAACCCCAGCATTCGAGATTACCTCTCTCGATGACGGTGTCGAACGCACGTGGCTGTGCTGGGATGTTGAACCACTGCTGGGCTCCTACGGGCGGGCTGTCGCCCCACAGCTCAGGTGTACGCCGCTCGACCCAGCTGCGGAGTCGTTCAGTGTCGCCGCAGACTCCGTCGAGAAGCTCAGTGTCGTCCGACCCTCGCCAGACCAGTTCCTCGCGCCCGCAGAGACACAAGCTGAAGAGGCGATAGCACTGGCGCGACTCGCGGCTGTCAACCCGGACGCGGTCCCTGTCTCGGCGATACTCACGCTGCTGGACCAACCCGACGAGGATGCAGCGCGCGACCGAGACGCCCTGACGGCGTTACAGCGCGTCGCAGCGACCAGGCCGGACGAATGCCTCCCAGCCATCCCGATCCTGAAGTCGATCCTGACGAGTGACTCAGAACACGGAACAGCCGCCGCACTGGCGACGCTGGGCCACATCGGCGAGGAGGACGCCGCCGATATCGCGCCGCTGGCGGACAGTATCGCGCCGTATCTCGACGCCGAAGACGAGACAATCCGACGCGAAGCCGCGCACTGCATCGCTGCCATCGCCGCCGAGTACCCGGATGATGTCGCCGAGACACAAATGGAACTAGTCGAAATCGTCCGTGACGGAGGTGCCGCCCTGGGTCACGCCGTCGATGCGCTGGTCCAGATCAGTGAGGAGTTCCCGCTCGCGCTGGAGCCTGCCGTCCTGCCGCTCGGTGAGGTCCTTCGCGACTCATCAGTGGCTACCAGGGTTCGCATACAGGCGACGCTCGCGTTCCGGAATCTGGCGACTGAAAAACTGACGCTGGCAGTAGATGTAATGGATGATGTCGCGGCCGTGTTCGATGCCGACGACTACCGTCTCCGGAACAACGCGCTTGCGCTTACATTTGATTTCGCAGAGTACCAAGCCGACCTCGTCAAACCGTATGTTGACGACATTGCCGCGTTCCTCACCGAAGACGACGCCTACACGCGGACCAACGCCAGCGGGACACTCGCTCGCGTCGCCGGTGACTTCCCGGACGCAGTCGCCCATCTCACGCCGACGGTCATCGACTGTCTCTCCGACGACGATCATCGCGTCCGGGAAAACGCCTGCTGGGCGCTCGGCTATCTTCAGGCCTCCGAAGCAGAAGCGGCACTCAAGGACCGCCTGGACGACCCTGCCGACGACGTTCGAGACAAGGCTGCCTGGGCACTTTCGGAGATCCACCCACTATGA
- a CDS encoding acetoacetate decarboxylase family protein, which yields MASSASSVTRAADSDQSLRRTAPLPRPGPMIQQTISTGHTFQLPAQLSASIVGAVFPADRADVAALLPAGLEPIRATRSRAALTVLAVSYDRVGDDTIEPYDEVGVILPAVETGTRTWPYLSALRRGVSGYVYTLPVSTDPARAFGEDIWGYPKLVADIDLRDNGRTRYATVTADGQHILSFEGKRPPTIPARLSGYNYTVKDDSLLREETRLSGRAGIWPRRHASLWFGEHCIAERFADVVIRERPLYTVAANCDFEISPGSVIYP from the coding sequence ATGGCTTCCTCAGCCAGTTCGGTCACTCGGGCAGCGGACAGTGATCAAAGCCTTCGCCGCACTGCACCGCTTCCGAGGCCAGGACCGATGATACAGCAAACGATCTCGACCGGCCACACATTCCAACTCCCGGCGCAACTCTCTGCCTCGATCGTAGGCGCTGTGTTCCCCGCTGACCGGGCTGACGTTGCTGCGTTGCTGCCTGCTGGCTTAGAACCGATCCGGGCAACACGGTCCCGGGCTGCGCTGACAGTGCTGGCGGTCAGCTACGACCGCGTCGGCGACGACACGATCGAGCCGTACGACGAGGTGGGCGTCATCCTCCCAGCGGTCGAAACCGGGACACGGACGTGGCCGTATCTTTCAGCACTGCGACGCGGCGTCAGCGGCTACGTCTACACCCTTCCGGTTTCGACCGATCCAGCACGCGCCTTCGGCGAGGACATCTGGGGATACCCGAAACTCGTCGCCGATATCGACCTTCGAGACAATGGCCGCACACGATATGCGACTGTCACTGCCGATGGACAGCATATCCTCTCGTTCGAAGGAAAACGACCACCGACAATCCCCGCGCGACTATCCGGCTACAACTACACTGTCAAAGACGACTCCCTCCTCCGTGAAGAAACACGACTCTCAGGCAGGGCCGGGATTTGGCCACGGCGGCACGCAAGCCTGTGGTTCGGAGAGCACTGTATCGCCGAACGATTCGCCGACGTCGTAATTCGCGAGCGACCACTGTATACCGTCGCCGCCAACTGCGATTTTGAGATTAGTCCTGGATCTGTTATCTATCCTTAG
- a CDS encoding tyrosine-type recombinase/integrase — translation MPERFSKLDDEIVEELRDVVGPDLKPLEPTDGVQRFLNRKQDDVTSNTIAEYQKKLSRFESFCERRDIDDLRELDRRSVDEYVSWLRHESSDEVEELSPKTMRDELYLIRQLLGYLERIDAVEPGLSEVVQIPDLSDTEGVRDVDVDPERVQTILEYLERYQYASLEHVVWLVSARVGRRLGGYVALDLCDAHLEGRDPYLEFRHRPPTRLKNGENGEEQVAIATEVADVLRDYIDDIRPEVTDDNGREPLLATRYGRISTTTFRKYIYKWSRPCMIHGDCPHDKALDDCEAAQSVNQAAKCPSSRSPHALRHGYISEARRRGVPLEVLTDRVDVTPEVIQEVYDESTPEERREVRRDILEEYTSDKGRGYL, via the coding sequence GTGCCTGAACGGTTTTCGAAGCTTGACGATGAAATTGTCGAGGAGTTACGCGATGTGGTTGGTCCTGATCTCAAGCCTCTCGAACCTACCGACGGTGTGCAGCGGTTTTTGAATCGAAAGCAGGACGACGTGACGTCGAACACGATCGCCGAGTATCAAAAGAAGCTGTCTCGCTTTGAGTCGTTCTGCGAGAGACGTGATATCGATGACCTTCGAGAGCTAGATCGGCGTAGTGTCGATGAGTATGTCTCGTGGCTGCGTCACGAGTCAAGTGACGAAGTTGAAGAATTGTCGCCGAAGACGATGCGTGACGAACTCTACCTCATTCGCCAACTGCTTGGGTACTTGGAACGGATCGACGCGGTTGAGCCTGGGTTGAGTGAGGTGGTGCAGATCCCGGATCTCTCCGATACCGAAGGTGTCAGAGATGTTGATGTCGATCCTGAGCGGGTGCAGACGATATTGGAGTATCTCGAGCGGTATCAGTACGCCTCGCTGGAGCATGTTGTCTGGCTCGTGAGTGCGCGCGTCGGTCGGCGACTCGGTGGGTACGTTGCGCTGGATCTGTGCGATGCGCATCTCGAGGGGCGTGACCCGTATCTAGAGTTCCGTCATCGGCCGCCGACTCGACTCAAAAACGGGGAGAACGGGGAAGAGCAAGTCGCGATCGCCACGGAGGTCGCCGATGTATTGCGCGACTACATCGACGATATTCGTCCTGAGGTCACGGATGACAATGGACGTGAGCCATTGCTCGCGACACGGTACGGACGAATATCGACGACGACGTTTCGGAAATATATATACAAATGGTCCAGGCCGTGCATGATCCACGGCGATTGTCCACACGACAAAGCGCTTGATGACTGCGAAGCTGCGCAGTCAGTCAATCAGGCAGCGAAATGCCCATCGTCACGCTCACCACACGCGCTTCGACACGGATACATCAGCGAGGCCCGTCGGCGAGGCGTCCCACTGGAGGTCCTCACCGACCGGGTCGATGTGACTCCGGAGGTGATTCAGGAGGTCTACGACGAGAGTACTCCTGAAGAGCGACGCGAAGTCCGACGTGACATCCTCGAGGAGTACACTTCGGACAAAGGACGAGGGTATCTTTGA
- a CDS encoding vWA domain-containing protein, whose protein sequence is MPATHTADGERTDFTGAFITRRTITLDGTSVHRLTFDTDDDTTQTLLIPASADCTVYGLQTGHRYEISDTRYCVPTTAADPSDERCPDCDAQLRHAVAIDAEPESLRRATQEFGIDDPFFVATDQTRIVRADREKADDWQPMDQGDRARHTAPDYVCDNCGEVFDERELHLPAEEDREVMMDAMHAEAAAPAETMGLATGGAKDATNFRENIEQGYTPQPGAISTEGLFYDYYFETGGRRAETDAMFAPRYAAGVSKHPVTGDTEHVLSVGLDSTLSPEDFERPRLDLVAVLDVSGSMDSPFDEYYYDEHGRRREVETTSDRKIDAATRALCALTEQLDDEDRLGVVLYNNRAHIAKPLRDVGSTDMHAIRQHIREVSAGGGTNMEDGFEAAWDLLQDAPAEPETERRVVFMTDMMPNMGGTGQSQLRELFADAAADGIHTTFLGMGLDENADLADAVSDVRGANHYFVHSVEEFEQRLGEEFAYMVSPLVYDLQLELDANGCEIAAVHGAPGNDATDQLMHVTTLFPSPKEDGETRGGIILVELDVTDADRAVELVASWVERDGSNHSERVAVELPREVPSFDHSGVRKATALARYADTLREWAEDVHSRSEGTGVDDWIDPSRPDDQERESVPLTVPESYARRFKTLRAYLVAEADDVGDDSLLQEARLLETLCAEAGIEIQPTVDPGGNGT, encoded by the coding sequence ATGCCAGCAACACATACCGCCGACGGCGAGCGCACTGACTTCACGGGTGCCTTCATCACGCGCCGCACAATCACCCTCGACGGCACGAGCGTCCACCGCCTGACGTTCGACACCGACGACGACACCACGCAGACGCTGCTGATCCCAGCGTCGGCCGACTGCACCGTCTACGGCCTCCAGACCGGACACCGCTACGAAATCAGTGATACGCGTTACTGCGTGCCGACGACCGCCGCTGATCCGAGTGACGAACGTTGCCCGGACTGCGACGCCCAACTACGGCACGCCGTCGCCATCGACGCCGAACCCGAGTCACTCCGCCGCGCTACCCAGGAGTTCGGGATCGACGACCCGTTCTTCGTCGCAACCGACCAGACACGCATCGTCCGCGCGGATCGCGAGAAAGCCGACGACTGGCAGCCGATGGACCAGGGCGATCGCGCCCGGCACACGGCGCCGGACTACGTCTGTGACAACTGCGGAGAGGTCTTCGACGAACGCGAACTGCACCTCCCCGCCGAAGAGGATCGTGAGGTGATGATGGACGCGATGCACGCCGAAGCAGCGGCACCGGCGGAAACGATGGGGTTGGCGACTGGTGGCGCGAAGGACGCGACGAACTTCCGGGAGAACATCGAACAGGGATACACGCCCCAGCCTGGTGCGATCAGCACGGAGGGGTTGTTCTACGATTACTACTTCGAGACTGGCGGGCGTCGCGCGGAGACAGACGCTATGTTCGCGCCGCGATACGCTGCCGGCGTCTCGAAACATCCTGTCACCGGCGACACCGAGCACGTCCTCAGCGTCGGGTTAGACTCGACACTTTCTCCGGAGGACTTCGAGCGGCCACGCCTCGATCTGGTCGCGGTGCTTGACGTTTCGGGGTCGATGGACTCGCCGTTCGACGAGTACTACTACGACGAACACGGCCGCCGTCGCGAGGTCGAGACGACGAGCGACCGCAAGATCGACGCCGCCACCCGCGCGCTGTGCGCACTCACTGAGCAGTTGGACGACGAGGATCGGCTCGGCGTCGTCCTGTACAACAACCGCGCGCACATCGCCAAGCCGCTACGCGATGTCGGTTCGACGGACATGCACGCGATCCGCCAGCACATCCGCGAGGTGTCGGCCGGCGGCGGCACGAACATGGAAGACGGATTCGAGGCAGCGTGGGACCTGCTTCAGGACGCGCCGGCCGAACCCGAGACTGAGCGCCGCGTCGTGTTCATGACGGATATGATGCCGAACATGGGCGGCACCGGCCAGAGCCAGCTCCGTGAGCTGTTCGCCGACGCCGCGGCTGACGGCATCCACACGACGTTCCTCGGGATGGGGCTCGACGAAAACGCCGACCTCGCCGACGCCGTCTCGGACGTCCGCGGCGCGAACCACTACTTCGTCCACTCCGTCGAAGAGTTCGAGCAACGCCTCGGCGAAGAGTTCGCCTACATGGTGTCGCCGCTGGTCTACGACCTCCAGCTCGAACTCGACGCTAACGGCTGTGAGATCGCTGCGGTCCACGGCGCCCCCGGCAACGACGCGACTGACCAACTCATGCACGTGACGACGCTCTTCCCTTCACCGAAGGAAGACGGCGAAACCCGCGGCGGCATCATCCTCGTCGAACTGGACGTGACCGACGCAGACCGCGCCGTCGAACTCGTGGCGTCCTGGGTCGAACGCGACGGCAGCAATCACTCCGAGCGCGTCGCCGTCGAACTCCCACGGGAGGTACCGTCGTTCGATCACAGCGGCGTCCGGAAGGCCACCGCGCTCGCCCGGTACGCAGACACGCTCCGGGAGTGGGCCGAGGACGTCCATTCCCGTTCCGAAGGGACAGGCGTCGATGACTGGATCGACCCCAGCAGGCCGGACGATCAGGAACGCGAGTCAGTGCCGCTGACGGTCCCCGAGTCCTACGCGCGCCGGTTCAAGACGCTGCGAGCGTATCTCGTCGCCGAAGCCGACGATGTCGGTGACGATTCCCTGCTTCAGGAGGCTCGCTTGCTGGAGACGCTGTGTGCTGAGGCCGGTATCGAGATCCAGCCGACGGTCGATCCGGGAGGAAATGGGACCTGA
- a CDS encoding ATP-binding protein: MSSDDIQEVLVRSLGDHNPWWQDGATALHDTLPARQKSDYYHLVRPNEGTTQFDDADVVGLVGRHGVGKTTLLKQFIHHELQTGTAPERFCYIPFDATALYQLHAADQFQQALRYYESRILGRLDDPAPHYLILDDVHRVAHSDKPGVEGWGSVVRDALEEDGRNIVVSAGATEQVRDELHRVGLESGSYDTQPILPEKFRDYIFTRYPDLEDGDTRVTPTPVREGDGSLPHALETGETAALVETLRDQHQRVADAARQLQSQVAHYLTLGGVLSYVADGDAVDASDVDADAYQLLYRNLTATLYQDAPSLESMRTIADLERLCALAARNRGRDPIRFQRLVELFDVDRRTIRDSYLAVLEKLFVLTSVTEYDNQRPRATRLYLRDTGLVSALENTGPRTALNDLDYEADLARIAAFDHTMRLAYGVNAAQGNPETPSVQYWRGRSGEVDYVFEVDDTPVPIALTYRGRHQDTKHDALDEFQDQYRAPVGFLVTGDAGNRLDPIAHREPGIIELPYWLYLMLC; this comes from the coding sequence ATGTCCAGCGACGACATCCAAGAGGTCCTCGTCCGATCACTCGGCGACCACAACCCATGGTGGCAAGACGGAGCCACAGCCCTCCACGACACACTCCCTGCCCGCCAGAAAAGCGACTACTACCATCTCGTCCGCCCAAACGAAGGCACCACCCAGTTCGACGACGCCGACGTCGTCGGTCTCGTCGGTCGCCACGGCGTCGGCAAAACCACACTCCTGAAACAATTCATCCACCACGAACTCCAAACCGGCACCGCCCCCGAACGCTTCTGCTACATCCCGTTCGACGCCACCGCCCTCTACCAACTCCACGCAGCCGACCAATTCCAGCAAGCTCTTCGCTACTACGAAAGCCGCATCCTCGGCCGCCTCGACGACCCCGCACCGCACTACCTCATTCTCGACGACGTCCACCGCGTCGCACACAGTGACAAACCCGGCGTCGAAGGCTGGGGCTCCGTCGTTCGCGACGCCCTTGAGGAAGACGGCCGCAATATCGTCGTCTCGGCCGGCGCAACCGAACAAGTCCGCGATGAACTGCACCGCGTCGGGCTCGAATCCGGTAGCTACGACACCCAACCGATCCTGCCCGAGAAATTCCGCGACTACATCTTCACCCGCTATCCCGATCTCGAAGACGGCGACACACGCGTCACCCCAACTCCTGTTCGTGAAGGCGATGGCAGCCTCCCGCACGCCCTCGAAACCGGCGAGACAGCGGCACTCGTCGAAACGCTTCGCGACCAGCATCAACGCGTCGCGGACGCCGCACGACAACTCCAATCACAAGTCGCTCACTACCTCACCTTGGGCGGCGTCCTCAGCTACGTGGCCGATGGCGACGCCGTCGATGCGAGCGACGTCGATGCCGACGCCTACCAACTGTTATACCGGAACCTGACCGCCACCCTCTACCAGGACGCGCCGAGTCTCGAGTCGATGCGGACGATTGCTGACCTTGAACGTCTCTGCGCGCTGGCCGCGCGCAACCGCGGCCGCGATCCGATCCGGTTTCAGCGCCTCGTCGAACTGTTCGACGTCGATCGCCGCACCATCCGCGACAGCTACCTCGCCGTCCTCGAGAAACTGTTCGTCCTGACGAGCGTCACCGAATACGACAACCAGCGCCCACGCGCGACGCGACTGTATCTCCGCGACACAGGCCTCGTCTCCGCCTTGGAGAACACGGGCCCCCGCACAGCGCTGAACGACCTGGATTACGAGGCCGACCTTGCAAGGATCGCCGCCTTCGACCACACGATGCGGCTCGCCTACGGCGTCAACGCCGCCCAAGGAAACCCAGAAACACCGTCAGTCCAGTACTGGCGCGGGCGAAGTGGCGAAGTAGATTATGTCTTCGAAGTTGATGACACGCCAGTCCCGATCGCACTCACCTACCGCGGCCGTCATCAAGACACGAAACACGACGCTCTTGACGAATTCCAAGATCAGTACCGCGCACCAGTCGGATTCCTCGTCACCGGCGACGCAGGCAACCGACTTGACCCAATAGCACACCGAGAACCAGGTATTATCGAACTGCCATACTGGCTCTATCTCATGCTGTGTTGA
- a CDS encoding SDR family NAD(P)-dependent oxidoreductase, with amino-acid sequence MRTALVTGAGSGIGRATAETLAAAGWRVYATDIDADALETLENCLTETVDVTDADDIESLHSRIADEVSGLDCVVANAGVAQLGPLADIPSEQLQAQFDVNVHGAHRTIQEMLPLLAERDGTAIIVSSTHARITTPGMGAYAASKHAVEALAETLRMEVTDLSVDVAVIEPAWVTTAFADTSQQHLANTDHSDRFADVYDAMAEGTLIAGRGPLTVSPDRVAAKIHTVATTENPALRHPVGWPAKLLLSTRWLPQPVRSLGQRTVIKAFAALHRFRGQDR; translated from the coding sequence ATGAGGACGGCGCTCGTGACTGGCGCTGGGTCGGGAATCGGGCGAGCCACTGCTGAAACTCTGGCCGCTGCGGGGTGGCGCGTCTACGCCACCGACATCGACGCCGACGCTCTCGAAACTCTCGAGAACTGTCTTACGGAGACAGTGGACGTCACTGATGCCGACGACATCGAGTCACTCCATTCACGGATCGCTGACGAAGTCAGCGGGCTAGATTGTGTCGTCGCCAACGCAGGTGTGGCTCAGCTCGGCCCGCTCGCTGATATCCCGAGTGAGCAGCTCCAAGCACAGTTCGATGTCAACGTGCACGGCGCCCACCGCACCATCCAAGAGATGCTGCCACTGCTGGCCGAACGCGACGGGACTGCCATCATCGTTTCCAGCACGCACGCCCGGATCACGACCCCAGGCATGGGGGCGTACGCCGCCTCGAAACACGCCGTCGAAGCCCTCGCGGAAACACTCCGCATGGAAGTCACCGATCTCAGCGTCGATGTCGCCGTGATCGAACCCGCCTGGGTCACCACCGCCTTCGCAGACACCTCCCAACAGCACCTCGCCAACACGGATCACAGCGACCGGTTTGCAGACGTTTATGACGCGATGGCAGAGGGAACACTCATAGCGGGGCGTGGCCCACTGACAGTGTCGCCGGACCGGGTCGCAGCCAAGATCCACACTGTCGCCACCACCGAGAATCCCGCACTCCGCCACCCTGTCGGCTGGCCAGCGAAGCTACTCCTCTCGACCCGATGGCTTCCTCAGCCAGTTCGGTCACTCGGGCAGCGGACAGTGATCAAAGCCTTCGCCGCACTGCACCGCTTCCGAGGCCAGGACCGATGA
- a CDS encoding ADP-ribosylglycohydrolase family protein, giving the protein MIQPAKAEGCLLGLACGDALGRPVEFKSAATVEQRHGTVDAMLGYGSHGQPAGTITDDTELALCIARSLVACDGFDGADVAERFVGWYETDPFDIGLMTTDALARLQRGDPWDQAGQAVWESRREGSNAGNGSVMRCAPYALAVADDLQQLGHVSEQSSAITHADPRCKRGCAVLNLTIAALLRDEDDPLQQALEATYPEQSNASEIDDAVEGLPGSVSASEVNNGGYVVDALQAGLYYALSAGNAEDAIVRAVNAGGDADTVGAITGAVAGARFGAASLPDAWLEEIDETAELRTLAGQLLEVGQSGES; this is encoded by the coding sequence ATGATACAACCCGCGAAGGCGGAAGGCTGTCTGCTGGGGCTCGCCTGTGGTGACGCGCTTGGCCGACCGGTAGAATTCAAATCCGCCGCCACGGTCGAACAACGTCACGGCACCGTAGACGCGATGCTCGGTTACGGGAGCCACGGCCAACCAGCGGGCACGATCACCGACGACACCGAGCTCGCCCTCTGTATCGCGCGCAGTCTCGTCGCCTGCGACGGGTTTGACGGCGCAGATGTCGCCGAACGATTCGTCGGCTGGTACGAAACCGACCCGTTCGACATCGGATTGATGACCACCGACGCACTCGCCCGTCTCCAGCGCGGAGACCCGTGGGACCAGGCCGGACAGGCCGTGTGGGAGTCCCGTCGCGAGGGAAGTAACGCCGGCAACGGCAGCGTGATGCGGTGTGCACCGTACGCGCTGGCGGTCGCTGACGACCTCCAGCAACTGGGACATGTGAGCGAACAGTCCTCGGCGATCACGCACGCCGACCCGCGATGCAAACGCGGCTGTGCCGTCTTGAATCTCACCATCGCAGCCCTCCTACGCGACGAGGACGACCCCCTGCAACAGGCGCTCGAGGCGACTTACCCCGAACAGTCGAATGCATCGGAAATCGACGATGCCGTCGAAGGACTGCCTGGCAGCGTATCAGCGAGCGAGGTCAACAACGGTGGCTACGTCGTTGATGCGCTCCAAGCCGGCCTCTACTACGCACTCAGCGCTGGCAATGCCGAAGACGCGATCGTCCGAGCCGTCAACGCTGGCGGCGACGCCGATACTGTCGGAGCGATCACGGGCGCGGTGGCCGGCGCGCGCTTTGGCGCAGCGTCGCTTCCCGATGCCTGGCTGGAGGAAATCGACGAGACAGCTGAACTGCGCACCCTCGCAGGACAGTTACTCGAAGTAGGGCAGTCCGGTGAGTCCTGA